A window of the Parabacteroides merdae ATCC 43184 genome harbors these coding sequences:
- a CDS encoding TonB-dependent receptor — MKRKTLLLPFIIYNSNIKYFFRIMRISLFLLFVCVFQLMAEEADAQNAEIKLSQNSMTIKQLVKEIEAQTDYLVVFRDQDVDVNKTVSFNTKTATVADYLEMITKNTGISYQFENNYITLLSTSSKSVNQEKKKKISGQIVDTYGLAVIGANVVEKGTTNGTITDVDGNFSLEVDENSTLVVSYIGYTPQEIIVANKSNFSIKLKEDTEVLDEVVVVGYGTAKKKDLTGAVSSVKAEKLSAQAPRNVQDILRSNAAGLNIGIATDAKAEADLSVRGKGTLSAGSSPLIVLDGVIYEGNLSDITPEDIASVDVLKDASSSAVYGAKAANGVIAITTKKGIQGKPVINFNANISFAKSANQPKILDAEGFLKFRQDYNEGRNSDEYLAKYPQIFVNPFKLQGVDPLVWYNYDQSVPATSVTDKQLETQWLSRLNLLTPEIDNYFAGRITKWDDLVFQTGLQQDYTVSVSNATERTSQYYSLNWADREGIITGDKYTNFRARMNVKTEITSFLSVGMNAQFSSRNEGFLKCLWEQMTMISPYGANEVDNLESPYRRNPTGMDPVNPFYDNMYTERKDLYQNLNAKLYAEVKLPFGIEYTLNFTPYYSWHDYYNHYSSEGEKWEAIGGASVRTNTKQFSWQIDNIIRWKREFAQKHKVEVTLLANAEKAQYWSTTAEAQGYTPNDVLGYHQLQSGSVQKVSSDDTYQTGDALMARLFYSFNNKYMLTTSIRRDGYSAFGKKNPRATFPSVALGWVFTQEQFMQQANSWLNYAKLRISWGENGNRDIGQYAALAQMKSSLRPYIDQTGNIYTISQMFVNTMANHNLKWERTAAFNFGLDFSLFDELLSGSIETYVSKTNDLLVKRALPDVTGFNSVTANLGQLQNKGFELTLNANIINSKDFKWFASGNFSLNRRKINSLYGDMVDVLDENGNVIGQKESDDETNKWFIGQDPDRIWDYERAGVWQKDEREEAAIYGCQPGDFKYVDQNGDGIMNNKDKVFQGYTTPRFRWTLRNEWTYKNLSLSAVLYSYLGHYGAFQRAANNYSFPDRTSDYDFPRWTATNPINDYARIGSKNIGTNYVNKSFVRLENVTLSYHFPKEWINKFAIQSLRLSGSIQNAAVFAPHWNFWDPESGSVTPRTFNLGINVTL, encoded by the coding sequence ATGAAAAGAAAAACTTTGTTGTTGCCTTTTATTATCTATAATAGTAACATTAAATATTTTTTTAGGATTATGAGAATATCACTTTTCCTATTGTTTGTATGTGTGTTTCAATTGATGGCAGAAGAAGCAGATGCACAAAATGCAGAGATCAAACTTAGCCAGAATAGCATGACAATAAAACAATTGGTCAAAGAGATTGAGGCGCAAACTGACTATTTGGTTGTGTTTCGGGATCAGGATGTGGATGTCAACAAGACTGTTTCTTTTAACACAAAAACAGCTACAGTTGCAGACTATCTAGAAATGATTACTAAAAACACAGGTATTAGTTATCAGTTTGAAAATAACTATATTACGTTATTGTCTACCTCTTCTAAATCTGTAAATCAAGAGAAAAAGAAAAAAATAAGTGGACAAATAGTTGATACTTACGGTTTAGCGGTTATAGGGGCAAATGTTGTAGAAAAGGGAACGACGAATGGTACGATAACGGATGTAGACGGAAATTTTTCTTTGGAAGTCGATGAAAACAGCACGTTGGTTGTAAGCTATATTGGGTATACTCCACAAGAAATAATCGTAGCAAATAAATCAAATTTTAGTATTAAATTGAAAGAAGATACCGAAGTATTGGATGAGGTTGTAGTGGTAGGTTATGGAACAGCGAAGAAAAAGGATCTTACAGGAGCTGTTTCTAGTGTAAAAGCCGAAAAATTATCAGCTCAGGCTCCTCGAAATGTACAAGATATTTTACGTTCGAATGCCGCTGGTTTGAATATTGGTATAGCTACTGATGCTAAAGCTGAGGCTGATTTATCTGTTCGGGGTAAAGGTACTTTATCTGCGGGCAGTTCACCTCTTATTGTTTTAGATGGAGTGATTTATGAAGGAAATTTGTCAGATATAACTCCTGAAGATATTGCAAGTGTAGATGTTTTGAAAGATGCGAGTTCGTCTGCCGTATATGGAGCAAAAGCCGCAAATGGAGTTATTGCAATTACAACAAAAAAAGGAATTCAAGGGAAACCTGTGATTAATTTCAATGCAAATATCTCTTTTGCAAAATCTGCGAATCAACCTAAAATATTGGATGCTGAGGGATTCTTGAAATTTAGGCAGGATTATAATGAAGGGAGAAATTCGGATGAATATTTGGCTAAATATCCTCAAATATTTGTAAATCCATTTAAGCTACAAGGTGTCGATCCGCTTGTTTGGTATAATTATGACCAAAGTGTACCTGCCACATCTGTCACTGATAAACAATTGGAAACTCAATGGTTATCCCGTCTGAATTTACTGACTCCTGAAATTGATAATTATTTTGCAGGTAGAATTACGAAATGGGATGATCTTGTATTTCAAACGGGATTACAACAAGATTATACAGTTAGTGTATCGAATGCTACAGAAAGGACTTCGCAATATTACTCATTGAACTGGGCGGATAGGGAAGGTATTATTACCGGAGATAAATATACAAATTTTAGAGCAAGAATGAATGTGAAAACAGAAATCACATCATTCCTTTCTGTAGGTATGAATGCTCAATTTTCCTCTCGAAATGAAGGCTTTTTGAAGTGTCTTTGGGAGCAAATGACTATGATTTCACCTTATGGAGCAAATGAGGTGGATAATTTAGAAAGCCCTTATAGACGAAATCCGACAGGAATGGACCCTGTCAATCCTTTCTATGATAATATGTATACAGAAAGGAAAGATTTGTATCAGAATTTAAATGCAAAACTGTATGCAGAAGTTAAACTTCCATTTGGAATCGAATATACTTTGAATTTCACTCCTTACTATAGTTGGCATGATTATTATAATCATTATTCATCTGAAGGAGAAAAATGGGAAGCTATAGGAGGAGCTTCAGTTAGAACGAATACTAAACAGTTCAGTTGGCAAATAGATAATATCATTCGCTGGAAGAGAGAATTTGCTCAGAAGCATAAAGTAGAAGTCACACTGTTAGCGAATGCAGAAAAAGCTCAGTATTGGTCCACTACGGCAGAGGCTCAAGGATATACGCCTAATGATGTTTTGGGATATCATCAGTTGCAATCGGGATCAGTACAAAAAGTATCAAGTGATGATACGTATCAAACAGGGGATGCTTTAATGGCTCGTCTATTTTATTCGTTTAATAACAAATATATGTTGACAACTTCTATCCGACGTGACGGATATTCTGCATTTGGAAAGAAAAACCCTCGAGCAACATTTCCTTCTGTCGCTTTAGGATGGGTTTTTACTCAAGAACAATTTATGCAACAAGCAAATTCGTGGCTGAATTATGCAAAATTGAGAATTTCTTGGGGAGAAAATGGAAATAGAGATATTGGCCAGTATGCAGCATTGGCTCAAATGAAATCAAGTTTGAGACCTTATATTGACCAAACAGGCAATATTTATACAATTTCTCAGATGTTTGTAAATACGATGGCAAACCATAATTTAAAATGGGAAAGAACTGCTGCGTTTAATTTTGGTTTGGATTTCTCTTTATTCGATGAATTGTTGAGTGGTTCCATTGAAACTTACGTATCTAAGACAAATGATTTGTTAGTAAAACGAGCATTACCCGATGTTACTGGTTTTAATAGTGTAACTGCCAATTTGGGGCAGTTACAGAATAAAGGATTTGAATTAACTTTAAATGCAAATATTATTAATTCAAAAGATTTCAAATGGTTCGCTTCTGGTAATTTTTCTTTAAATAGAAGAAAAATAAATAGCCTTTATGGTGATATGGTCGATGTTTTGGATGAGAATGGAAATGTTATTGGACAAAAAGAGTCGGATGATGAAACCAATAAATGGTTTATTGGTCAAGATCCGGATCGTATTTGGGATTATGAGAGAGCTGGAGTCTGGCAAAAAGATGAACGTGAAGAAGCTGCGATTTATGGGTGTCAACCTGGTGATTTTAAATATGTCGACCAAAACGGAGACGGTATCATGAATAATAAAGATAAAGTTTTTCAAGGATATACAACTCCTCGTTTTCGTTGGACTTTGAGGAATGAATGGACTTATAAAAATCTCTCATTATCGGCTGTCTTATATTCTTATTTAGGACATTACGGCGCTTTTCAAAGGGCTGCCAATAATTATTCGTTTCCAGATAGAACTTCGGACTATGATTTCCCAAGATGGACGGCTACAAATCCAATAAATGATTATGCACGTATTGGCTCAAAGAACATAGGAACTAATTATGTAAATAAGTCATTTGTACGTTTGGAAAATGTGACGTTATCTTATCATTTTCCGAAAGAGTGGATAAATAAATTTGCTATACAGTCTTTACGTTTATCGGGTAGTATTCAGAATGCTGCAGTTTTTGCTCCTCATTGGAATTTCTGGGATCCAGAGAGCGGCTCTGTTACTCCTCGTACGTTTAATTTAGGTATTAATGTTACATTGTAA